In one window of Cellulophaga sp. HaHa_2_95 DNA:
- a CDS encoding DUF4199 domain-containing protein produces the protein MKPHQIEVLKFGTKYGIITGIIGIIFTVVLIFLNMLYSQSVEKTISGFVVLIVPIILSIYIFKKKNNSLAVEQAIGVGVITALVAAIVAILFTYLLTNFILADFWDNSAVISRIQLKEQYPAITPEQLEENIALKQKMSWITYPFILLFNLCIGFVISLLTGIALKTK, from the coding sequence ATGAAACCACATCAAATTGAAGTTTTAAAATTTGGAACTAAATATGGCATCATAACCGGTATTATCGGCATTATTTTTACCGTTGTATTGATTTTTTTGAACATGCTTTATAGTCAATCCGTAGAAAAGACTATCAGTGGTTTCGTTGTTTTAATTGTACCCATTATCCTATCTATTTATATTTTCAAAAAAAAGAACAACAGCTTAGCCGTAGAACAAGCCATAGGTGTTGGCGTGATTACCGCTTTAGTTGCCGCCATAGTCGCTATTCTCTTTACCTACCTATTAACCAATTTTATCTTAGCAGATTTCTGGGATAACTCTGCAGTAATTAGCAGAATACAATTAAAAGAACAATACCCAGCAATTACTCCGGAGCAACTCGAAGAGAACATTGCATTAAAGCAAAAAATGTCCTGGATTACCTATCCTTTTATATTATTATTTAATTTATGCATTGGCTTTGTAATATCACTCCTTACCGGAATTGCATTAAAAACAAAATAA
- a CDS encoding ABC transporter ATP-binding protein, protein MDNYKKILRYAKPYRSYGYLNIFFNILYALFSALSFAALIPMLDVLFKPEKKVFKEPVYTDMGHLKDYLQETINYKVTAYSGDDDMKGLILVIGLVLFLFLFKNLFNYLAMYFITFLRNGVLKDIRNKMYQKITELPISFYSEKRKGDVIARITSDVLEIQHSFLSVLELIVREPLTIIFTIFIMFGISTNLTLFVFIFIPIAGYIISLIGKSLKKKSDDVQREQGEFLSITEETLSGLKVIKAFNAESRFNKMFNNSTERFFKFSNILLNKQNLASPTGEFLGILVIGILLWFGGKMVLVDKTLDASSFIAYMGLAYNILTPAKAISKASYGVKKGDAAAERILEILETENPITEITNPIEKNTFDTGIALQNISFKYDDEYVLKNFNLKVPKGSTVALVGQSGSGKSTIANLVTRFYDVNEGSISIDGVNIKEYSKGSLRGLLGLVTQDSILFNETVRNNISLGKENATDEEIIEAAKIANAHDFIMELPKGYDTNIGDSGNKLSGGQKQRLSIARAVLKNPPIMILDEATSALDTESERLVQDALEKMMRNRTSIVIAHRLSTIQSADNIVVLQKGEIVEQGSHAELLAMNGTYKKLVTMQSLG, encoded by the coding sequence ATGGATAATTACAAAAAGATTCTTCGCTACGCGAAACCTTACCGTAGCTACGGATATTTAAACATATTTTTCAACATTTTATACGCATTGTTCAGCGCGCTATCTTTTGCCGCCCTGATTCCAATGCTAGACGTACTATTTAAACCCGAGAAGAAAGTTTTCAAAGAACCTGTATATACAGATATGGGACATTTAAAAGATTACCTGCAAGAGACCATCAATTATAAAGTTACCGCATACTCTGGTGATGACGATATGAAAGGCTTAATTTTAGTAATTGGCCTTGTCTTGTTTTTGTTCTTATTCAAGAATCTCTTTAATTATCTTGCTATGTATTTTATTACATTTCTGAGAAATGGCGTTTTGAAGGATATACGAAACAAAATGTATCAAAAAATTACAGAGCTTCCTATTTCCTTTTATTCCGAAAAGCGAAAAGGAGATGTCATTGCCCGGATTACTTCTGATGTTTTAGAGATACAACACTCGTTCTTATCCGTTTTAGAGTTGATTGTGCGCGAACCGTTGACTATAATTTTCACCATTTTTATTATGTTTGGGATAAGCACAAACCTTACATTATTTGTTTTTATATTCATTCCTATAGCCGGTTACATTATTTCTTTAATTGGGAAATCATTAAAAAAGAAATCTGATGATGTACAACGAGAGCAAGGAGAATTTTTATCTATTACGGAAGAAACATTAAGTGGATTAAAAGTTATAAAAGCGTTTAATGCGGAATCTCGTTTTAACAAGATGTTTAATAATTCAACAGAAAGATTTTTTAAATTTTCAAACATTTTACTAAATAAACAAAATTTAGCCTCTCCTACTGGGGAATTTCTAGGGATTTTAGTGATCGGTATTTTACTTTGGTTTGGAGGAAAAATGGTACTTGTTGATAAAACACTAGACGCCTCTTCCTTTATAGCTTACATGGGATTAGCATATAATATTCTTACTCCCGCAAAAGCTATTAGTAAAGCTTCTTATGGAGTTAAAAAAGGGGATGCTGCAGCAGAACGTATTTTAGAAATACTAGAAACAGAAAATCCGATTACCGAAATCACGAATCCAATAGAAAAAAATACGTTTGATACCGGCATAGCACTACAAAATATAAGTTTTAAGTATGATGATGAATATGTACTTAAAAACTTCAACCTGAAGGTACCAAAAGGATCTACAGTGGCATTGGTAGGACAATCTGGAAGTGGAAAAAGTACTATAGCTAATCTTGTTACGCGCTTTTATGATGTTAATGAAGGAAGCATCAGTATAGACGGAGTCAATATTAAAGAATACTCTAAAGGCTCTTTACGCGGCCTTTTAGGTTTAGTAACACAAGATTCTATTCTTTTTAACGAGACAGTTCGTAATAACATCAGTTTAGGAAAAGAAAATGCTACAGATGAAGAGATAATAGAAGCTGCAAAGATAGCGAATGCTCATGATTTTATAATGGAGCTACCTAAAGGGTATGATACCAACATTGGAGATAGTGGGAATAAATTAAGTGGTGGACAAAAACAACGTTTGTCTATTGCCCGTGCCGTATTAAAAAACCCTCCAATCATGATTCTTGATGAAGCTACTTCTGCTCTAGATACAGAAAGTGAACGTTTGGTACAAGATGCTTTAGAAAAAATGATGCGTAATCGTACTTCTATTGTTATTGCGCACCGTTTATCTACCATACAAAGTGCAGATAATATTGTCGTTTTACAAAAAGGAGAAATAGTAGAGCAAGGATCACATGCCGAACTTTTAGCGATGAATGGCACCTACAAGAAGTTAGTGACCATGCAGTCCTTAGGATAA
- a CDS encoding GlmU family protein, giving the protein MNYILFDGTVRTALLPFTFTKPVADIRVGIFTIREKWENYLKSTTTSITEEYLSEKYPMVELEENVLINASFLPNETLVSMVTDLSENQAIFFGEEVIAFYTKESQEEVDLATYEAIEFEGDILRIENSWDIFSKNAAAIQEDFDFITEDRKSQPISKTNTVINPDNIFLEEGAVVECSILNASSGPIYIGANAEVMEGAMIRGAFALCEGAIVKMGAKIYGATTVGPYSRIGGEVNNSVLLGYSNKGHDGYLGNSVIGEWCNLGADTNNSNLKNNYDHVRLWNYETEDFSKTGLQFCGLMMGDHSKCGINTMFNTGTVVGVSANIYGSGFPRNFVPSYSWGGASGFTEYLPTKAFETARLVMSRRGIEFDEKEEAILTHVFEETKKWRNY; this is encoded by the coding sequence ATGAATTATATTCTTTTTGATGGTACCGTACGAACAGCGCTTTTGCCTTTTACTTTTACAAAGCCTGTAGCAGATATCCGTGTAGGGATTTTTACGATTCGTGAAAAGTGGGAAAATTATCTAAAAAGTACCACAACGTCTATTACGGAGGAGTATTTGTCAGAAAAATATCCAATGGTAGAGTTGGAGGAGAATGTATTGATTAATGCATCATTTCTTCCTAACGAAACTTTAGTAAGCATGGTTACGGACTTGTCGGAAAACCAGGCCATTTTTTTTGGAGAAGAAGTAATTGCATTTTATACTAAAGAGTCGCAAGAGGAGGTAGATTTAGCGACTTATGAAGCTATTGAATTTGAAGGTGATATCCTGCGTATTGAAAATTCATGGGATATTTTTTCTAAGAATGCAGCGGCGATACAAGAAGATTTTGATTTTATTACGGAAGACCGTAAGAGTCAGCCGATCTCTAAAACAAATACAGTGATTAATCCTGATAATATATTTTTAGAAGAAGGTGCTGTGGTAGAATGTAGTATCTTAAATGCATCTTCAGGACCAATTTATATTGGTGCTAATGCTGAAGTTATGGAAGGTGCTATGATACGTGGTGCTTTTGCTTTATGTGAAGGAGCTATAGTGAAGATGGGGGCAAAAATATATGGAGCAACCACCGTAGGGCCCTATTCTCGTATAGGAGGAGAAGTAAATAATTCTGTTTTGTTGGGATATTCTAACAAGGGTCATGATGGTTATTTAGGAAACTCGGTAATTGGAGAATGGTGTAATTTAGGTGCAGATACCAATAATTCTAATTTGAAAAATAATTACGATCACGTCCGATTATGGAATTATGAAACCGAGGATTTTTCGAAAACGGGACTGCAGTTTTGTGGTTTAATGATGGGAGATCATAGTAAATGTGGAATAAATACCATGTTTAATACAGGAACTGTAGTTGGGGTAAGTGCAAATATTTATGGATCTGGTTTTCCTAGAAATTTTGTGCCGAGTTATAGTTGGGGTGGTGCTTCTGGCTTTACAGAGTATTTGCCTACTAAAGCATTTGAAACTGCAAGATTAGTAATGTCTCGCAGGGGAATAGAATTTGATGAAAAAGAAGAGGCAATTTTAACCCATGTTTTTGAGGAAACTAAAAAGTGGAGAAATTACTAA
- a CDS encoding DUF4199 domain-containing protein: MEAKKPTTGKFGLIYGTVAAIIGIVFTFMLMASDLLFDPSPVKSIVQVIIFIVIVILAIYNFKKNNDNYLSLGQSLAIGAIVAVVTSIIGLIFMYCLTTFIVPDFWAQNAEVSRAIMIENNPSISPKELENMLEMQSKFNWIIYPAMLVMNLVVGFFTALITGLILKKTENLY, encoded by the coding sequence ATGGAAGCAAAGAAACCAACAACAGGAAAATTTGGATTAATTTACGGGACAGTAGCAGCTATAATCGGTATTGTATTTACCTTTATGCTCATGGCTAGTGATTTGCTTTTTGATCCATCGCCCGTAAAGTCTATTGTGCAAGTCATCATATTTATCGTCATTGTTATCCTAGCAATTTATAATTTCAAAAAAAATAATGACAACTACTTATCTTTAGGACAATCCTTAGCTATAGGGGCTATAGTAGCTGTAGTTACTTCTATCATCGGTCTTATTTTCATGTATTGCCTAACCACCTTTATCGTTCCTGACTTTTGGGCGCAAAACGCAGAAGTAAGCAGAGCTATTATGATAGAAAACAATCCTTCCATATCTCCTAAAGAACTTGAAAACATGCTAGAAATGCAAAGTAAATTTAATTGGATTATCTATCCTGCTATGTTAGTTATGAATCTTGTCGTAGGATTTTTTACAGCATTAATTACAGGTCTGATATTAAAAAAGACTGAAAATTTATATTAA
- the mtaB gene encoding tRNA (N(6)-L-threonylcarbamoyladenosine(37)-C(2))-methylthiotransferase MtaB, which yields MKKKVAFYTLGCKLNFSETSTIARDFQEEGFDRVDFSEHADMYVINTCSVTENADKRFKSIVKQAQKVNPDAFVAAIGCYAQLKPEELASVHGVDLVLGATEKFKITDYINDLSKNDFGEVHSCEIVEADFYVGSYAIGDRTRAFLKVQDGCDYKCTYCTIPLARGISRSDTLQNVLKNAKEIAAQDIKEIVLTGVNIGDYGKGEFGNKKHEHTFYDLVEALDAIEGIHRLRISSIEPNLLKNKTIDFVAKSNSFVPHFHIPLQSGSDEILKLMRRRYLSGLYVDRVTRIKEVMPHACIGVDVIVGFPGETDELFLETYHFLNTLDISYLHVFTYSERDNTVATEMDGVVSKNVRSKRSKMLRGLSAKKRRAFYESQLGSIRTVLFEGENKEGYIHGFTENYVKVKSPWNPELVNQLKQVALTTIDEDGLVRFDFVPEKIEA from the coding sequence ATGAAAAAGAAAGTTGCATTTTATACCTTAGGATGTAAATTGAATTTTTCAGAAACATCTACAATTGCAAGAGATTTTCAAGAAGAAGGTTTTGATCGTGTAGATTTTTCTGAACATGCAGATATGTACGTTATAAACACATGCTCTGTTACAGAAAATGCAGATAAACGTTTTAAGAGTATTGTAAAACAAGCGCAAAAAGTAAATCCAGATGCTTTCGTGGCAGCTATTGGTTGTTATGCGCAATTAAAACCAGAAGAATTAGCGTCTGTGCACGGTGTGGATTTGGTTTTAGGAGCTACCGAGAAATTTAAAATTACAGATTATATAAACGATTTGTCTAAAAATGATTTTGGAGAAGTGCATTCTTGTGAAATTGTTGAGGCAGATTTTTATGTAGGGAGCTATGCTATTGGCGATAGAACCCGTGCTTTTTTGAAAGTGCAAGATGGTTGTGATTATAAGTGCACTTATTGTACTATTCCCTTAGCGCGTGGAATTTCGCGTAGTGATACTTTGCAGAATGTGCTTAAAAATGCAAAAGAAATTGCAGCGCAAGACATAAAAGAAATTGTACTTACCGGTGTAAATATTGGTGATTATGGTAAAGGGGAGTTCGGGAATAAGAAACACGAACATACTTTTTATGATTTGGTAGAAGCATTAGATGCTATTGAGGGAATCCATAGGCTAAGAATTTCTAGTATAGAGCCTAATTTATTGAAAAATAAAACGATCGATTTTGTAGCTAAGAGTAATTCTTTTGTGCCGCATTTTCATATTCCGCTTCAGAGTGGGAGCGATGAAATCTTGAAATTAATGCGTCGTAGGTATTTGAGTGGTTTATATGTAGACCGTGTTACACGTATTAAAGAGGTTATGCCGCACGCTTGTATTGGTGTGGATGTCATAGTTGGTTTTCCTGGAGAAACAGATGAGCTGTTCTTAGAAACCTACCATTTCTTAAATACCTTGGATATCTCTTACTTGCATGTATTTACCTATTCAGAACGAGATAATACGGTTGCTACAGAAATGGATGGAGTGGTATCTAAGAATGTACGCAGCAAGCGTAGTAAGATGTTACGAGGCTTATCTGCTAAGAAAAGAAGGGCTTTTTATGAAAGTCAGCTTGGATCAATCCGTACTGTTCTATTTGAAGGAGAAAATAAGGAAGGGTATATTCATGGTTTTACAGAGAACTACGTTAAAGTAAAATCCCCGTGGAATCCAGAATTGGTCAATCAGTTAAAGCAAGTTGCGCTTACCACTATTGACGAAGATGGTTTGGTTCGGTTTGATTTTGTGCCAGAAAAAATAGAAGCATAA
- a CDS encoding type B 50S ribosomal protein L31: protein MKKDIHPQNYRLVAFKDMSNEDVFITKSTADTKETLEVEGVEYPLIKLEISRTSHPFYTGKAKLVDTAGRIDKFKNKYKKFEK from the coding sequence ATGAAAAAAGATATACACCCACAGAATTATAGATTAGTTGCTTTCAAAGACATGTCTAATGAGGATGTTTTTATTACGAAATCTACTGCAGATACGAAAGAGACGTTAGAAGTTGAAGGTGTAGAGTATCCTTTAATTAAATTAGAAATTTCAAGAACATCACACCCTTTTTATACTGGTAAAGCTAAATTAGTGGATACTGCAGGGCGTATTGATAAGTTCAAGAACAAATACAAGAAGTTCGAAAAATAA
- a CDS encoding phospho-sugar mutase: MDNILNTAKTWLTDFFDADTKKEVQDLIDNNTEELKDRFYKNMEFGTGGMRGVMGAGTNRINKYTLGKSTQGLSNYLNEVYKGEELKVVIAFDCRHNSDTLAKTVAEVFSANGIKVFLFSELRTTPELSFAVRHLNCHAGIVLTASHNPPEYNGYKVYWTDGGQIVPPQDGKIVAEINSLSFEDINFKANPDLIELIDKEVDEAFISESVARGSFNAKGKDDFKIVFTSLHGTSITAIPEVLKRAGYKNVTIIEEQAKPDGNFPTVKSPNPEESEALSMAIKKATEIGADMVVGTDPDSDRLGIAVRNLDGEMEILNGNQTMVLMTKFLLEKAKQEGFKGNEFVASTIVSTPMMETMSNAYGVEYKTALTGFKWIGKMIKDFPNQNFIGGGEESFGFMVGDFVRDKDAVTSTLLACEIAANAKANGSSFYKDLIDCYVDYGFYKEKLISLTKKGMQGAEEIKQMMIDFKENPVLSIDGSKVIIVDDYNTSTSKNLNTGEVSTIDIPKSNVLIYTTEDGTKMAARPSGTEPKIKFYFSINTSLDTASAFKEVNAKLEAKVARILSELKLN; this comes from the coding sequence ATGGACAATATACTAAATACTGCCAAAACCTGGTTAACCGATTTCTTTGATGCTGATACTAAAAAAGAAGTTCAAGATTTAATAGACAATAATACCGAAGAGCTAAAAGACAGGTTCTATAAGAATATGGAATTTGGTACTGGAGGTATGCGCGGTGTGATGGGCGCTGGAACCAATAGAATTAACAAATACACTTTAGGAAAAAGCACACAAGGTTTAAGCAATTACTTAAACGAAGTATATAAGGGGGAAGAATTAAAAGTGGTTATTGCTTTTGATTGCCGCCATAATAGTGACACTTTAGCAAAAACAGTGGCCGAAGTATTTTCTGCAAACGGAATTAAAGTATTCTTGTTTTCTGAATTAAGAACTACTCCTGAGCTTTCTTTTGCGGTAAGACATTTAAATTGCCATGCAGGTATTGTACTGACTGCGTCACATAACCCTCCTGAATATAATGGGTATAAAGTATATTGGACAGATGGCGGGCAGATAGTGCCACCACAAGACGGGAAAATTGTCGCAGAAATTAATTCGCTTTCTTTTGAGGATATTAATTTCAAAGCGAACCCTGACTTAATTGAATTAATAGATAAAGAAGTTGATGAAGCTTTTATTTCAGAATCTGTTGCCAGAGGTAGTTTTAATGCAAAAGGTAAAGACGATTTTAAAATAGTATTCACTTCCTTACACGGAACATCCATCACTGCTATTCCAGAAGTTCTAAAACGCGCTGGATATAAAAACGTGACGATTATAGAAGAGCAAGCTAAACCAGATGGTAATTTCCCAACGGTAAAGTCTCCCAACCCAGAAGAGTCAGAAGCGCTTTCTATGGCGATTAAAAAAGCTACGGAAATTGGAGCTGATATGGTAGTAGGTACCGATCCGGATAGTGATAGATTAGGTATTGCCGTACGTAATCTTGATGGCGAAATGGAAATTTTGAATGGAAACCAGACGATGGTTTTAATGACTAAATTTCTTTTAGAAAAAGCCAAGCAAGAAGGTTTTAAGGGGAACGAATTTGTTGCCTCTACGATTGTTTCCACGCCAATGATGGAAACGATGTCTAATGCCTATGGTGTAGAATACAAAACTGCATTAACAGGATTTAAATGGATTGGAAAAATGATTAAAGATTTCCCTAACCAGAACTTTATTGGTGGTGGTGAGGAAAGCTTTGGTTTTATGGTAGGTGATTTTGTTCGCGATAAAGATGCCGTTACCTCTACCCTATTAGCTTGTGAGATTGCTGCGAACGCAAAAGCAAATGGCAGCTCATTCTACAAAGATTTAATTGATTGTTATGTTGATTACGGCTTCTACAAAGAAAAACTTATTTCTTTAACCAAAAAAGGAATGCAAGGTGCGGAAGAGATCAAGCAGATGATGATTGATTTCAAAGAAAACCCTGTTCTTAGTATTGATGGTTCAAAAGTGATTATCGTTGATGATTACAACACATCAACCTCTAAAAACCTTAATACTGGCGAAGTTTCTACTATTGATATTCCTAAATCTAACGTATTAATTTATACCACAGAAGATGGCACCAAGATGGCCGCTAGACCAAGTGGAACTGAACCTAAAATTAAATTTTATTTCAGCATCAATACTTCATTAGATACAGCCTCGGCATTCAAAGAAGTTAATGCCAAATTAGAAGCTAAAGTTGCTCGTATTTTGAGTGAACTTAAATTGAATTAA
- a CDS encoding DUF4199 domain-containing protein, giving the protein MESDNSSAIKKIVLPIALIFGAGRIIFDLIPKLADANSKVYYSTFLIAFVFEVLAIIYTIKKYKKSQNNSINLKEALIVGVMFMVIVGGLYAIQSYLYDVYVDPEFQRKTALEWANLYGKSGDVEKMMSEGDRIQETSSIFSIISSILKFSLLGILVSFIVGTIVRNR; this is encoded by the coding sequence TTGGAATCAGATAACTCTAGTGCAATTAAAAAAATAGTTTTACCAATAGCCCTTATATTCGGGGCTGGAAGAATTATTTTTGATTTAATTCCAAAATTAGCAGACGCTAATAGTAAAGTTTACTACTCCACTTTTTTAATTGCTTTTGTATTTGAGGTACTAGCCATCATTTATACAATTAAAAAGTACAAAAAAAGCCAAAACAACAGTATAAATCTAAAAGAAGCCTTAATTGTTGGTGTCATGTTCATGGTAATCGTTGGCGGCTTATATGCTATTCAATCTTATTTGTATGATGTGTACGTAGATCCAGAGTTTCAAAGAAAGACCGCTTTAGAATGGGCTAATCTCTATGGCAAAAGTGGTGATGTAGAAAAAATGATGAGTGAAGGAGACCGTATTCAAGAGACCAGTTCTATTTTTAGCATTATCAGCAGCATTCTTAAATTTTCATTACTTGGCATTCTAGTTTCTTTTATTGTAGGAACTATAGTGAGAAACCGCTAA
- a CDS encoding glycosyltransferase family 2 protein, giving the protein MNLSIIIPLLNEEESLKELHNWIVSVMESNNFSYEIIFIDDGSTDTSWQEISALSNTNPAVKGIRFLRNYGKSQALHAGFKAAAGEVIITMDADLQDNPDEIPELYNSIKTEGYDLVSGWKKKRYDSVLSKNMPSKLFNWAARKTSGVKLHDFNCGLKAFNSKVIKNIEVSGEMHRYIPVLAKNAGFSNIGEKVVQHQARKYGKTKFGMERFINGFLDLITIWFVSKFGKRPMHLFGALGVLMFFVGFSFALYLGIDKLFIHRTGRLITDRPQFFISLTAMIIGTQLFLAGFLGEIMVRSKTNETRYTVAEELNTTILNEYSK; this is encoded by the coding sequence ATGAATTTATCTATTATTATACCTCTTCTTAATGAAGAAGAATCTTTAAAAGAATTACATAATTGGATTGTTTCCGTCATGGAAAGCAATAACTTCTCCTATGAGATTATTTTCATTGACGATGGTAGTACTGATACTTCATGGCAAGAAATTTCTGCTTTATCAAACACCAATCCTGCTGTAAAAGGAATTAGGTTTTTACGTAATTACGGAAAATCACAAGCTTTACACGCAGGTTTTAAAGCGGCGGCCGGCGAAGTGATCATTACCATGGATGCCGATTTACAGGATAATCCAGACGAAATCCCGGAACTATATAATTCCATAAAAACAGAAGGATACGATCTTGTTTCTGGATGGAAGAAAAAAAGGTACGACTCGGTTTTAAGTAAAAACATGCCTTCTAAACTTTTTAATTGGGCGGCACGTAAAACTTCAGGAGTAAAACTTCACGACTTTAATTGCGGACTTAAAGCGTTTAATAGCAAAGTGATTAAAAACATTGAGGTTTCTGGAGAAATGCACCGTTACATTCCTGTTTTAGCTAAAAACGCAGGCTTTTCTAATATTGGAGAGAAAGTAGTACAACACCAAGCCCGAAAATACGGGAAGACCAAATTTGGCATGGAACGCTTTATTAATGGCTTTCTAGATTTAATTACCATTTGGTTTGTTTCTAAATTCGGAAAACGCCCTATGCATTTATTTGGTGCTTTAGGCGTATTAATGTTTTTTGTAGGTTTTTCTTTTGCCTTATATTTGGGTATTGATAAACTATTTATTCATAGAACAGGTAGATTGATTACAGACCGACCACAGTTTTTTATCTCTTTAACCGCTATGATTATTGGTACACAGTTATTTTTAGCTGGTTTTCTAGGAGAAATAATGGTACGATCAAAAACAAATGAAACACGCTATACCGTAGCGGAAGAATTAAACACAACAATTTTAAACGAATATTCTAAATAA